One Oncorhynchus mykiss isolate Arlee chromosome 9, USDA_OmykA_1.1, whole genome shotgun sequence genomic window, TTCACTGATCAGATTAGAGGTTAGAAATGAATGCCATTGTTGATGTCTAGCGTGAGTTGGGTGGAGCTTGCACACTCTCGCTTGTGGCAGCCAAAGAAAGGCAGCCTGTATAGGGTTTCTGTTTGCTGGGGTGCAAGGTGCATCTAATGTTTTTAGTGTTTCTGTAGTAGTTTGTGCATTGCAGATCAACCAACACACATATGTAAAGTTAAAACTAAAATAACATTTGATGTGACTTATTTAAAAGAAACTACTCTACACTTGGTGCAATGAGAGTATTCAATTTGCATATGGCTCTTACTACTTACTCACTTAAAACAGGATAAAGCATTGCTTCCGTTGCGTTTAGGTCTTTCCACTCAGGTCTCATGACAAAGTACTGAAGAATTCCTGCCATCCTTTGTTTTGAACCAATGCACTAGGGACTCCTGGGGAAAAATTAACAACGGAGCAGTTAGAACTGACTGCCCGGCACACCTTCTTTTTTGGCTCGGGGCCCATCGAATCTATAAAAACGTCCACATAATTGATGCCTCAATATGAGGTTTTCTTTCAATGGCAAGGGCGCAGATCATAGATGTTTATCAAAAACAGGGCAGCAGCACCTAGTGAATCTGGGTTCACCAGGAAGTACAGAGGAAGGTATCATGTTTGTTTTGAAGAAATGTGGAGTAGTTTGTTTACATAGATATAATGGATATTGCCATCAGTAGCTGGTTGTTTGTATATACCAAACTGCAGATGCAGGTATTTCACTCCATATGCATGCATACACAGAATTACAATTTGGTTAATAATACGATTAATATTGATAACTGAAACCCATTTGTTTGCATCAGGAGATAACATTAAACTTAACAAACATATTGGAAAATGGCACATGGATGCACTTGTACAGTAAAAATTGGTATTGGTTTAAGCCATTTTCCCAGTTCTCTATTTGCATAGCGTGTTGGACTTTAAAATAGATGCTATGACTAAGAACTTTTAACAAGAAGCTCACTCTTTCAATCATGACAGGTTAACCTTTAATTATATGCTGATAATTCAAACATCCCAGTGTGCGTAAATGATTTGTTCAGTGGACATGGGAGAGATAACCTCTGAATCAAGATCCTCCCTGCAAGAATACACAGTGCGTACCGAGCTCTAAGCTGATCAATAGCTCATCCTTCTCCACAGCCAtctcattcatactactttattGACTAGGAAGTTTACAGACATTTTGATTCTAAGGCAGGCCAGTTTCAAGGTCAGTTTTCAGATGACTGTAGTCCTTGAGTGGTTTGTTTGACAAATATGTTGACATGAGCACTGACACTTAATGGTTAAACTGCTCTCAAGTTGCTATTTtgtaacatacagtatacagtatatttgatATACACCATATAGACGGAAGTATGTCATGGAAATccagattccccccccccccccccccatccctgtgCCATTTATCAAGCTGTGAAACAAACAGCTGTAGCACCATACAAAAAATATGAATTCTCCCAGACATCTGATATCTCCCAGATATCACACCAGTTTACACATTAAAATGATTAAGCATACTAAATACTAAGTCCCAACTGTGTTCCCTCCTAGGCAGTAAAGAGGCTGCGTTCACCTACGCCATCATAGCGGCCGGCGTTGCCCACGCCATTACTGCAGCCTGTACTCAGGGGAACCTGAGTGACTGCAGCTGTGACACGGAGAAGCAGGGTTTCTACAGTAAAGGCCAGGGCTGGAAGTGGGGCGGCTGTTCAGCAGACATCAGCTACGGCCTGGGCTTCTCCAAGGTGTTCGTGGACGCCAGAGAGGTCAAACAGAATGCCAGGTCTCTCATGAACCTGCACAACAACGAAGTGGGACGCAAGGTACGTGACCACGTCACTCctcttcccttttctctctccatagGGAAGGATTTTAGATGGACGGCTGCATGCATTTTGATGGTAAAAATGTAATCTAGCAGACCTAAACTGGATCCCGGAAtatttcattaggttgtgggaaagAAGCAGGACCATTCCAAAAAAAAGGTAAATACAGCTAAATCTGGGGGTAGttcactcaacaacaacaaaaatacaactttttGTTGTGGTAAGAAAACTAAAATAGATTATTTTGGATGAATTGCTTTATTCTCTTATATGTCTTTACTGTAATCGGGAGATAGTTCCTTGAAGATTAACATGTGCTGTAGTTTACTTAAACGGCTAGGCTGCTGTTACACAACACAGCTGAAATTGTCCCCCATGAACtgtgctactgtagctagcttagTTCGTTGCTAGCTTGGTTAGCTTgttcctagctagctagctgtgtttgtgggaggcaggtagcctagtggttgaaAGGTAACTAAAAGGTtgttggatcgaatccctgagctgacaaggtaaaaaaaaatctgtcgttctgcccctgaacaaggcagttccccggaaggctgtcattgtaaataagaatttgttattaactgacttgcctagtaaaataaaggttccATTTAAAAAGCTAGCTAAATTGTACAGGCTGCATTTCTTCTACGTCCTTGCTGTTACAATAACCAAATGTTGGATAAACAAATTATTTGTGAAACCAAGGTGTAATACAGCAGATGACATCGGGTGAAATTAGAATTCTCAAACAAGCAGCTTAAATTTGATTGGCTGTTGCATGCAATTTTTAGCGCGTTTGAGTTGCTTCATGTAACAGCGAAGTTGGTTGAGATTATGTCACTTGCAACTGCAACTAAAATTGTGTGAAAGTTGTTTCGTGTAATCCCAGCCTTACAGAGAAGAGACCGAATCTAAATCTGAGACCGAAGTGTTGGTTAACTACACGGACTACCGAATATAGGCTAGGCCTCAGTAACCATGGTTGTTGTGATTTAGTAGTCTCCACCATGCTTGGGAGTGGCTGGACCTTGCCAAGGATCTGGGTATTGGGGCCAAGATTAAACAGGCAGTGAAATAAAGGGAAGCTTTTTTAGAGGTGAAGAGCAGTTTAAGTGGCAGGGTTTTATTACGACCCAGATCTCTGGGCTGAAAACAGATTGACACTGTACAAAAAGGCATTAGCCTGCTCCCCTATGATCTGCACTGTTGAGAGAGGATACAGTTACTGTTTATCGCAATTCCTAAATTCCTTGGTTTGTCTGATATCCTAGAGCCAAGCGCTTATCGTGTGTAATAGTCTTGTGCCATGGGTTGCTGTGTGGTACTTAGTATTGTCGAATAATATCTACTGTATCACTATGTCTCTTGGAAGTCATTACCTGCCTAACAGAGATGTTACGTTAACTTGTGTGATACACCTAGTGTTTTGTAGGATTTGTAGTCTGTCAATGACTCACATTATGGCAAATCCCTTGAAACAACCAAGATGGATCAGGGACTAGGTAATGTTCACATTCTCAGATCAAGGCTACTGTGCATCCATGGCTGCAGCAAATACTAGATCAGCTCTGAGACTCCAGCAAGTCTGGAGGTCAAAGAATGAGCAGAATAATTGTGCCAAACAACTTGGGCGAGGCTCCTTAGCAGTACACTGGAGTTAGTGAAGAGGAAAGAAGCACCTCTCCCTCCAGAGTCAAGCCTtacccctctcgtctctctctgtgcCACAGAGGCCTGATTCAAACCACCAACACGTACCCAGACAGACTGAAAAGCCTCCACTCACACATTGTGCTCAACAGCTCACTGTTGCCTTTCTGTGTGGGGCCTGAATTCAGCCCTGCTTATCTAGACAGCTAAATTGCCTCTCACAGTGAAACAGGCTACACTCGTGGATTCCGATTATCAGTTGGGTTTTTTCTTTTTTCCGTATCCTTGGTAATAAATGGCCTCTCTGTTTTGATAGTTGTCCACCCCCCCCTTTATTTATGCTAATCAACGCAGTGACACTGAGAAGGAGCGCAGTTCACAGCCCCCAGGTCCAATACGACCAGACAAAGCCTGTCACAAGTGTTGGTCACAGGGCTGCTGAGGGATTAGTAGCTGGGAAGCCAAGTGTTGTCTGGTATACCACAGAAAGCTAACTGCATTTGTATGCATTTTCAGTACAAGGCACTAAAATTCATTTGTTTTATTGATTCTAGAATCAAATTGCATTTGTGGAAAAGGAAAATCCATATATATTTTTCTTATACGACATTTCactatttcgtttttttttcttcacttttCACTCATTGATTGCGGGAACTCACAAAATCTCCATCTATCCTAGTATGAAGATAGTAGAATGCCAAACAAGCTCCTCATACATTTTAGTTCAAGGAAATGGGACAAGTAGTGTAGCTATAGTGTTGGCTGTGCCTTTTCAGGTATGAGACACTTGTAATAGTCATCGGAGCAGGCTTTAACAGTTATATCCACATCATTCAGCAGCTTGTGCAGTCAATCCTGACCTTACCGTGTTGTGTTGTGACTACACACGAGGAGACGTAACCTGATCCAGCATTATGGCTTCTGTGTACAGTCTGTACAAAGCTACTGTTTTGTAAAGGGCTGTTGTATTCAACCTCACAAGTAGCTCGTTGCTGATCTAATGCTGCACTGTGCGTACAACGTTACCCACCTCCTAGACTTTACTAGACAGTGTGTGTCACCGTGCTATGTTGCTGTTTTCAATGGGATTGCAACAATCGAAATTATGTAGGTCTATCATTTACTTCAACCTCCACTGACCCTTGGGACAATGCAGAATGTTTAGATTTTAGAGGGATCATTTTCAGGTTATTATGACAATAAACATATAAGTTCATTATATACATAATAGTATGGTATGTTTGCAGAGGCTTTTCTTTTTCAGTGACTTACTCATGTATAGTAATATAACCTTCAGCAGATGGTTTGCCAGGTCTGTAAAGGTAACCTCTCTCTCGGTTGTTTGTGTGTCTAGATCCTGGAGAAGAACATGCATTTGGAATGCAAGTGTCATGGTGTTTCGGGCTCCTGCACCACCAAAACCTGCTGGACGACACTTCCCAAGTTCCGCGAGCTCGGCTACATTCTCAAAGAGAAGTACGCCCATGCTGTGCACGTGGAACCGGTCAAAGCCAGCCGCAACAAGCGGCCCAAATTCCTCAAGATCAAGAAGCTCTACTCCTACCGGAAACCCATGGACACAGACCTGGTGTACATGGAGAAGTCCCCTAATTACTGCGAAGCGGACCCGATGACGGGCAGTGTTGGAACGCAAGGCCGGCTGTGTAATAAGACTGTTATGCAGCAGATCAGCGGCTGTGACCTGATGTGCTGCGGACGGGGGTACAACACACACCAGTACTCCCGCGTGTGGCAGTGCAACTGCAAGTTCTTGTGGTGCTGCTACGTCAAGTGCAACACCTGCAGCGAGAGGACAGAGGTGTACACCTGCAAATGACAATATTTATTGGACCGTCagatgtgtgtctttgtgtgtctgtgcatagTGGATTTTTTTAAACTAATGGATAGAGGCTGTCTCTGCAGAAATAGACATTGAGGAACTAAGAAGATGGAACAACAGCGATTTTGTTTGCACACAAcgctcctcctcccctctcaatATACATGTACTGGGATGCTTGCATTCGCTGGTGACATAAGGAGCTGTGTGCGATGGTGCAAAACATCAACATAAAGGGAAACACTGTGTCTTGGAAGCCAGGATGGAACAGCCTCAGGTCATGAACTATAAGACACTgagctgcctacctgcctgcctacctggaTTGATGTGTACTAGCTACTTACTGTTGACTGTAGAGCTAATGGATTCTCCAACGCTCACCATGAATCAATGCTGGATATAATGCTGGACTGTGCTACTACTGTAGTTCTCTGTACCTGTAGCTCAATAGGACACGCTATgcacaaatgaaatgaaagagCCATCTGGAATATTTAACATACTGTATTTAGAGACACAATAATAATATTAATTTATTTTATAAAGAAACTACTGATTTTGTCCGTTATGGAGCAAGTCTTAATTGTGTAGATGATGGGTGGTTCCCCCAATTAGAGTTTGTTATTGGTTTGTTTGTTGCAATCAAACATAGAACATACAGTCATACACTGGAATGAGTCAGCCTGGAATTTTCCTCTGTGGAATATTATGTCCCTCATATTGTTCCAGGTTAGGCTGGTAATAGACTACTGACATTTACTTTCTCATGAGTTTGGGCTAATCTGAAatcctattcccttcatagagtctctgaccaaaagtagtgcactatatggggactATGGTGCCATTTCGGATGTGGCTTTAGTCTTCCTTCTGTTTGCTGCTAGTCTGGAGAGTCACTCACTGTGGTCTAAGGGCATCAACACTACTGTCTGTGTTAAATGACAATGCTCACCTCAAAGCTGACTAAATTTAACAAGACATATTCAACCAGACAGACACTCTTTTTGGTAAATACTGGTAAAGAGAGTATATTTTGTTAAAGCCTATTTTTATATGAATGTCTTATTTATACTATTTCTTCTGGCATAattcaatttcaagtctcttCCCTCTTTATCCCTCTGTAAAATCCTTGTGTTTTTCGCCACTGGTGTCACTTCACTGCCATTGTTGTCTACTGCATGTGATTGGAACCCTGAGTTTATCCCTGTGAGTATATGGCTGTGTTCAAACTGCTCTGTTTACTGCATTTCATGACTGGTATGGTTGGAATACAGGAACAGGATATGACTAACAAACCATGACTCTGAGGGTTTCATTTCACTACCAACCCTACCTTGCATGATAAAACAGGCAGCTGAAATTGGTTCTGATTTGCAGCCTGAATCTAGCCcggtccctaaaacacactgtTATTACATATTAATTACATGTTAACTACACATTCATTAACTATGGGGTTTATTACTTGGACTTTAAGTTGATTGTATTGTATGACAGTTTAATGCTGCCATTAGGCTACAACACGCCACATTGAGCAAGCTATTATCTACTAAAGACAATGAAGTTAAAAGAACATAGATTATCATATGGTGATCATGGGTAGGCCAACATGCCTTGAGTTAAATCAATCACTGAAATGGTTCACTTTATGATTGCAATCCGTGAAGTAAGTAGcggaaaagaaagaaagacattCCTGGATAGGGGGCAAAGTTATTCAGGCTTAATTGAGGGCCCATCTTGGCCCTGCAGACTGGGAAGGAAGTGGATGAATGTAGCGGAGGAGAAAAGCGTTTGTGCACTAATGGTAGGGTGTTGGTGTAATTGATGAGGCTGGTCGGGCTGGCTGTCATGGCGGTGATGACTTGCTCGGGCAGGGAGGAGTTGGAGCTGTCTGTTGATAGATGACTAGCACATCTGCTTCATTCACTCTTAAAGCCGCTAGTTGCTACAGCAACTCCCTCTGCGCCCCAGAAAATGTGAGGCAGTCTCCAGGAGATGCCGGCCGACATGTCAAGGAAATGTTAACGATGCTCAAGCCCACAATCGGCCGCTTCCACTCCCCATATATAACTAGAACACGGAGAGAAAGGTGTCAACGCAAAAGTTGGTCCCAATGAATTTGGCACCTAGCTCAATATTTCACCAATGTTGAGTATACCACTTACATTCCTATGGTGAGGGCCCTTCTTTCTCTCCCAAATAAAATCTTCTGATGTAATATTCTGTATCATGGGCGCATTCGTAAAGCATATCAGAGTAGGACttctgatttaggatcagttttgtatTTTAGATAATAATGAATTGATagtgggacctgatcctagatcagcactacagGCCTAATTATATAAGGGTCCAGCTAACTAAAAGTACCTGTACTAAAAGGACCCTGGAATATATTGCTTTTGATGACCCCTGAAGAGGAACATGGGAGTGAAGGAGGGTAGTAACTGTGACATATTTTTGATTGACAGAAAACTTCCCAGCGTTCATAATAATGCTTCAACAGAGTCCCGCATAAGAAAGGCAGCTGCCTAAACACTCTGGTTAAAGTTAAACCAGGGTTTGTGTTGAAGACCTCCCTCTCTTTACATATCTGAGGATCTAATATGGGTAATCTATTTAGACCTATTCACACTCACTTAGTCATGTCTTCAGCTAACCTTTAAATGACTGTGGAGAATCTCAGGCTTGGCTAGACTGTGAATGATGTGTCCTTATGTTAGAGCTGACTTAACGAGGTGCTGTTAAAGTCATATCGTCACCTATCCACTAGACAGATCCAGTGACCCAAAGAAACTCTacacatgtgtgtatgtatgatcCACCTGCAGCGTGACCCCAGTCAGATCTACACCACAACAGAAGACACAGtcacacccccccccacacacacacaccgtttcaTCAACCCAAATCCCATGTTCTTTGATATCACGGCATACAGTAAGCCAGAAACCCTACATCAAGTTATAAGATCACAGCATTACTAATTATACGCTAAGCTGTGTTTCTCCATAAACACGAATATGTCACTGCCAAAACATCCAGGTGTAATATCCATGTCACTCTGTAGTGGAGGGTTTGGACCCTTTTGATGAATGtttacaaacacacaaacacaagcatacagacacactcacatgtgcgcacacacacacacacacacacacacacacacacacacacacacacacacacactcttatgcCAGGGGTAGTACCTGTGTTACCTGGAGATTGGCTGGAGAGTATCACCGTCCAAGGGAGGAGATAGAAGCAGCTAGAGCGAAACAGCGAGGATACGAGGATTTAGAGGAACGGCAACTATACAAGAGGTCAAGGCTGGCAAGGAAGACCGGGAAGCCCACACGGGGCACACGGGGAGGTTGGCGTAGCTAACTCCCCTTGCTCACGGCAAGGAGAGTGGTattggtcaggcaccgtgttatgtggtaaagcgcacggtgtctccagtgcgcgtgcacagcccggtgcgatACATTCCAGCACCCCGCATTggacgggctagagtgggcatccagccaggatggaTGGTGCTGGCTCAGCGCGcctggcctccagtgcgtctcttcggcccaggacatcctgcgccggctctgcgcactgtgtctccgaaccaggcttccagtgcatcgccccagtccggtgagacctgttccgattccacgtaccaggcctccagtatgtctccccagcctggtaagccctgtgacagctccacgcaccaggcttatggtacgtctcctcagtccggtgagacaGTTCCGGCTCCACGtaggaagcctccagtgatgatccatggcacgaagcctgcagtgataatccatggcacgaagccttcagtgatgatccatggtacgaagcctccagtgatgatccatggcacggagcctccagtgatgatccatggcacgaaacctccagtgatgatccatggcacggaacctccagtgatgatccatggcccggagcctgcagtgaggatctatggcacggagcctccagcgacggtctccagtccggagcctccagcgacggtccccagtccggagcctccagcgagggtccccagtccggagcctccagcgagggtccccagtccggagcctccagcgagggtccccagtccggggcctgcggcgagggtccccagtccggggcctgcggaGAGGgcccccagtccggggtcggcgacgAGGGTCCCTGCACCAGAGGCACCACCAAAATGGGAGGAGTCAGAGGTGGAGCGGGGGCTACGTCCCGAACCAGAGCCGTCGCCAAGGGTAGATGCCCAcctggaccctcccctataggttcaggtttgcggccgggagtccgcacctttggggggggggggggggggggggggggggactgtcacgccctgaccttagagagacgttttatttctctattcggtgaggtcagggtgtgatgtggggtaggcattctatgttttacatttctttgtgtttggccgagtgtggttcccaatcagaggcagctgtctatcgttgtctctgattgggaatcatacttaggtagccttttccccatcgttgtctctgattgggaatcatacttaggtagccttttccccatcgttgtctctgattgggaatcatacttaggtaggtTTTTCccccacctatgttgtgggatcttgtttttgtacagttCTTGTAGCCTACGGTACGGTACATTCATttggtttcactttgttattttgttgctggttctcATTTAATAAATACGATGACCACAaattacgctgcgccttggtctccttcaaaCAACGCAcgttacagaagatcccaccacaaaaaGACCAAGCAGCGTTTTCTGGAGgagtggacatgggaggagatactggaaggCAAGGGTCCCTGGGCGCAGGCTGGAGAGTATCACCATCCAAGGGAGGAGATAGAAGCAGCTAGAGCGGAACGGCGAGGATACGAGGAATTAGAGGAACGGCAACTATACAAGAGGTCAAGGCTGGCAAGGAAGACCGGGAAGCCCACACGGGGCACACGGGGAGGTTGGCGTAGCTAACTCCCCTTGCTCACGGCAAGGAGAGTGGTattggtcaggcaccgtgttatgtggTAAAGCGCACGTTACACTTTTGATGAAAATACACGTTGTAATGTGATCACGTGGAGTGTTtcaaaaacacatgttttcaaATGATTGCACATGTGAAATTTaatgtgaaatcatgtgtttttttCTGTTAGGGTCACTTGTACGGTTTATCACTACATACCTTATGTATAAAAATACATCTATGGTAAAGGGAGGTGACACAACTTCACAGCATAAAAGTTTAAAGGAATTGGATATAAGCTTAATTCAAAACAAACCAGACTTTGTAAGAACAATAATTAGCTGGGTTCAAGCACTTCACTCATAGGACACCAGTAAAGACAGTAAtttgggagaggggaggagatagaacatttgcttctctctctctctctctctctctctctctcgctctctctctctctctcgctctctcactttgTCCATAAATCTTCTGACACAAGATTCTGTCAGTCATACTTTTGTTGTTCCTCTGGTTGGGACATGCACAAGCACCTGAGCTCCGCAGCAGTAAATTGCAGAGCACAAGGCTCTCTTTATGCGATCTCTCTGAGATATGGGCACATAGCTCATTGTGCAGTCTCTTAACAGTGTGTGCGTGGTGTTGGAGGCCCTGCGATCGAAGCGGGAGATAGCTGACAATATCCACTCCCAACAAGAGAGATCCTCCACTGTTTGTCTCAAAGCAACCCTCACAGGGTCTATCTGGCTTCCCATGCTCTATCTGATTTCAGATGTAAACACTTTTGGCATGATAGCCTCCTGGTATTGTCAGTGGCATTAACAAAATCAGTAAGAGCCCTTGACAGAGGTCGTATCAGCTCTCTAGGGGACTTTCAAGGAGACATTCAAGTGGAGAATACTGGCCCGTTCTAACAGCCCCTGTGGTTGAGAAAGCTCCTGAAATATGTAATCAGGACACAGTAATGCATCTGAGAAATGAGACCTTTGAGTGCACTGTTTAACGACTGCCTTTGATGATTGTGAATGAGCTGTGGAATATAATGCAGTATCTTCAAAAGATCAGAGCGGCCCCATATGATACTTTTCCTTTTTTTCTCTGCGAGTGGTTTGAAACAGGGTAGGTTATGGAGGACCCTCATGCCTGCCCCTCTCTGACAACGTCACCTGAGTCAAGCTTACAGTAATCCGCTGACGTCCTGGGCATCCTGACACGGGATGTTTTGAACAAAAACACTAAACTCAGAGACTCTTGGGAAATATCCCTGATCTTCCTCCAGCAAcgtgccagccagccagcaagcCAAGCTGCCCTGAAAACAATAAAAACTGTAATCTCCTATCGTTGGATTTTTCCTCTTTGGTTGACAGTGCAACAGGTTCATAACTAACCTCAGAGTCGCGCAGGCTCACTTTTTTGTCAGTAGTTGCCGACGGATTACAAAAGCCCTCTCCAAATAGGCTTCACCTCACCGGTTCAACACATAACCCTGTGATCTGGGAAGAAGAAAGGAACAGTATCAAGCTTCAAATTGAGACTGAGCCAAATCTTCTCCACATTTTAATTACAGAGACTCATACTCTTACGACTACGTACATATTCATAAACATATCAAATGTCCCGTTTCTTTGATATTCAAGTGGTGATGACCTGCTTAAGGAATGACGAGCAAAGGTGCACAAATAAGTCATTGTGAAGTAAATATTCTGTGTGTTCTTTACCGATGGTGTCATTGCTTCCAAACCCTGTCACTTGGCTGAGGGGTTCAGAGGGAGTTGCAAGGTATTCTCTCCTCCAGCATCTTGCTACCTGCCCGGACTTGCTCCTAAATGTATCATTGCAGGGAACCATGAAACAATTTGAGCTGATGCTACCAGTTTAAATAACTAAACCGTGTGGTCAGAGCTATTATATCATTCATCTTCTGATCCTCTACTCATCCTGTGCCAAGCGATGGATAACACCCTCACGTTCACCCTAAATGATACTCTAAAGTATTTTGTTTGATACACAACACCTTCACGTAGGTATTGAATGTGTGCTAACAATTCTTGAAAACCTAGAACACTTCGGGCAAGTTTCAACTTCatattttagcagacactctcatcTAGTGTGATTTACAGTAGTGTGAATACATATATTTTCATATGAGTcacctgtgggaattgaacccacaaccctggatTTGCAAGCACCATGTGCTACAAACTGAGCTACATGGGATCCTCAAACAGCATAATAACAGGGGAATTTCAACTTGGTAGGTGTTTTCAGAGCCAAGCCTTATTTAGCTGTAACAACACAATCTGTTAGCAGAGAAAATGTGTTCTGCCCAAttaaaaagagattgaaaatcaCCCTAGAATTCAAATGATAAAAGAGTAGAAACATAACAGTAGATCTGTTAAGGGGAGAATCTTCCCTCCAGAGTAGTTCTACATTCCCGATTCCCTCCCTGTAAATAATCGGGCAAGTGTTTGCTGTAAACAGCTGAAAGTAGAGAAGAGCTCTGATGAGTGGTACCTCCGGTCATTCTCTCTAGAGACACTGGACTGGTTGTTAGGCTATTCAAAGAAATATCCGTATCCACCATGTAACAGTGTACTGAATAAGGTCCAGTGTGGGAACGGCCCCTTGTGACAGTTCTAGATGGTTCTACAGTTCAGATGGAGGCCAAAGGTTGTTGTGTGGGGCAGAGTACCACAGCTGGATGCACTGCTCTGAGGTCAGCCTAAGTAATGGTAATAAGATAATAAACGGGACAAAAGatggaggataaagagagagatgggggagaagagGATAATTGTATCATCCAGACACTAATCAGAGGTTAGTTTGTCTCTCCAGAATGATTCCATTGATGTATTCtaagaaccatatgtttcttagagctagGTGAAGGCGTAGTTGtcttatggttattttgcatacaactttcccacaactttctgggaatggtgcataCTTCCTAAAATGAATGTAATAAAAatgttggtaatgttctaggaacgttctccaactggttttaCATTGGGAAgtttctcaaatagttcagagaatgttaagaaacaatTTTCTTCTGTGAGagtttcagtacttcagcataacgtttcctacaggtttcctcaagGTTTTATTTAatgtcatgttctcaaattgttctgggaacattaagaaaactttccataaaaaacacaagaaaacttCAGTCATGTTCAGAGAACGATCTAAGAATTGTGTTTAAAAACACtccgttctcagcatcaacaaaactctctctgtcctctgtcttgttaagtgtgttcatgtgtgtgtgggcCACACCTGAAcccttaatgagtgct contains:
- the LOC110531987 gene encoding protein Wnt-7a — encoded protein: MSRKTRRWIFRVLLCLGIVYLKIGGFSSVVALGASIICNKIPGLAPRQRIICQSRPDAIIVIGEGAQMGINECQFQFKNGRWNCSALGERTVFGKELKVGSKEAAFTYAIIAAGVAHAITAACTQGNLSDCSCDTEKQGFYSKGQGWKWGGCSADISYGLGFSKVFVDAREVKQNARSLMNLHNNEVGRKILEKNMHLECKCHGVSGSCTTKTCWTTLPKFRELGYILKEKYAHAVHVEPVKASRNKRPKFLKIKKLYSYRKPMDTDLVYMEKSPNYCEADPMTGSVGTQGRLCNKTVMQQISGCDLMCCGRGYNTHQYSRVWQCNCKFLWCCYVKCNTCSERTEVYTCK